Proteins found in one Chlamydia sp. 04-14 genomic segment:
- a CDS encoding CT214 family putative inclusion membrane protein translates to MSQPTINPNSHADNHTEPPSITPKQKDTACKIRQLQIISLISAVAAAVLLLTILILQLIPGAHVAFSIILGLALVVATAISLIFFASYFLKIRKVLFELSQASTELREAFANFSLDLIRNIEPQRITRPPRYGLRARPRGPRLVSTQVSSPTPGLIPTPASTPVPGPTPPPALTPTPQVSTTPPQEQEPPETPMLTPGEGPLLPPEVPSQVDEGAGPGIVPEPVAGPSEEMDVDALFQSNLLRLLDLAEGGGSYPSIDKHPQYKKNHQNACKLFSNFCKGVARFWDKVRLKQIPATNGELLSMFVPPIFGRDNHPILSITCNGEDVFSSEIYGAFWLHDALKDPKQSETLFDIIRVLKKSNQSIEDVRDKQTAYTASLISLNVLLSGWCLCNQSLAANIVGSVQSLGRSQEDEMMIFEMLNSGNILGALVFIHGDRNPNMKAIMRINDLDSQGRPLPDPQNAIDILYENIDPYSVRAITVVGDLAGEDLERDNNLIRESQRIFERLGESLPVTATGLGYDIWNGGNEDLNARYDETKQFLSEHPPTSTSMIFSFLRAVRGAPKLQSRIEKYLPYSGKKAAGFLLSTLILGGYFLGLFTYRQIDGLCEAIGISERDLMRLILSRKIAGAILPKLL, encoded by the coding sequence ATGTCACAACCCACAATCAATCCAAATTCCCACGCAGATAATCATACCGAACCACCCTCTATTACTCCCAAGCAGAAAGATACTGCATGTAAAATAAGACAATTACAAATCATTAGCTTGATTTCGGCAGTAGCTGCCGCTGTTTTGTTGCTAACGATTCTTATTCTTCAATTGATTCCGGGAGCTCATGTTGCCTTCAGTATAATATTGGGACTAGCTCTTGTTGTTGCGACGGCAATATCTTTAATATTTTTTGCTTCCTATTTTCTTAAAATTAGGAAGGTGCTTTTCGAGCTCTCCCAAGCCTCCACAGAACTTCGAGAAGCTTTCGCTAATTTTTCTCTGGATTTGATACGAAATATAGAACCACAAAGAATTACACGACCTCCAAGATATGGTTTGAGAGCTCGACCTAGGGGTCCTAGATTAGTTTCGACTCAAGTCTCTTCACCAACACCGGGACTAATACCCACACCAGCTTCTACCCCAGTTCCTGGACCGACTCCTCCTCCAGCTTTAACGCCTACACCACAAGTTTCTACAACGCCTCCTCAAGAGCAAGAACCACCAGAAACTCCCATGCTAACTCCTGGAGAAGGACCTTTATTGCCTCCAGAAGTTCCAAGTCAAGTTGACGAAGGAGCAGGTCCAGGTATTGTTCCTGAGCCCGTTGCCGGACCATCAGAGGAGATGGACGTAGATGCCCTATTTCAAAGCAATTTATTGCGATTACTTGATCTTGCTGAGGGGGGAGGCTCATATCCCAGTATAGATAAGCATCCGCAATATAAAAAAAATCATCAAAATGCTTGTAAATTGTTTTCTAATTTTTGCAAAGGAGTTGCGAGATTTTGGGATAAAGTAAGATTAAAACAGATACCCGCAACTAATGGAGAGCTGCTCTCCATGTTTGTTCCACCAATTTTTGGTAGAGACAACCATCCGATATTATCCATTACTTGTAACGGAGAAGACGTATTTTCTAGTGAGATTTATGGTGCCTTTTGGTTGCACGATGCCTTAAAAGATCCTAAACAATCCGAAACACTATTTGATATTATTCGGGTGTTGAAGAAATCGAACCAGTCAATAGAGGATGTTCGGGATAAACAGACCGCTTACACGGCATCCCTAATCAGCCTAAATGTATTGTTGTCTGGTTGGTGTCTATGTAATCAGAGCCTCGCTGCGAATATTGTGGGTTCCGTACAGTCGTTAGGAAGATCTCAAGAAGATGAAATGATGATTTTTGAGATGTTGAACTCTGGGAATATTCTCGGAGCTCTTGTGTTTATACACGGAGATAGAAATCCGAATATGAAAGCGATTATGCGTATAAATGATTTAGATTCACAAGGTAGACCTTTACCAGATCCGCAAAATGCTATCGATATACTCTATGAAAATATTGATCCTTATAGTGTGCGTGCCATCACAGTAGTGGGGGATTTGGCAGGAGAAGATCTAGAACGAGATAACAATCTTATCAGAGAATCCCAACGTATTTTTGAGAGGTTGGGTGAAAGCTTGCCGGTGACTGCAACGGGATTAGGTTATGACATATGGAATGGTGGTAATGAAGATCTAAATGCAAGATATGATGAAACAAAGCAATTTTTATCTGAGCATCCCCCCACATCTACATCTATGATATTTTCATTCCTGCGGGCTGTTCGTGGTGCACCAAAATTACAGTCACGTATAGAAAAATATCTCCCTTATTCAGGTAAGAAAGCCGCAGGTTTTCTTCTCTCAACATTAATATTGGGTGGGTACTTCCTAGGGTTATTTACCTACCGCCAAATTGACGGGCTATGCGAGGCTATAGGAATTTCTGAACGAGATTTAATGCGACTCATTCTGTCTAGAAAAATAGCGGGAGCGATTCTTCCTAAGCTTTTATAA
- a CDS encoding class I fructose-bisphosphate aldolase yields the protein MSKIYDLLGNDAENLLKYECKHIPKENLTLPSPDFIDKVFSYSDRSNLVLRSLQSMFSHGRLANTGYLSILPVDQGVEHTAGASFSPNPIYFDPENIIRLAIEGGCSAVASSYGVLSLLSRKYAHKIPFMLKLNHNELLSYPTTYHQIFFSQVESAYNMGAVAVGATIYFGSETSSEEIVAVSRAFARARELGLATVLWCYLRNPNFIVNGVDYHTAADLTGQADHLGATLGADIVKQKLPTCHGGFKAIKFSKTDDRVYSELSSDHPIDLCRYQVLNSYCGKVGLINSGGPSGKDDFAEAAKTAVINKRAGGMGLILGRKAFQRPLAEGVQLLNLIQDIYLDPSITIA from the coding sequence ATGTCGAAGATATATGATTTGCTAGGCAATGATGCGGAAAATTTGTTGAAATATGAATGCAAACATATTCCTAAAGAAAATCTTACCCTCCCCTCCCCCGACTTTATTGATAAAGTTTTCTCTTACTCTGATAGAAGCAATCTTGTATTAAGATCTTTACAGTCTATGTTTTCTCATGGGAGACTAGCAAATACCGGATATCTTTCGATTCTTCCAGTGGATCAGGGAGTGGAACATACAGCCGGGGCATCCTTTTCTCCGAACCCTATTTATTTTGATCCAGAAAATATCATTCGATTAGCTATTGAAGGTGGGTGCTCTGCTGTAGCCTCCTCTTACGGGGTTTTGAGCTTACTTTCAAGAAAATATGCTCATAAAATCCCCTTTATGTTGAAGCTGAACCATAACGAGCTTCTATCTTACCCAACAACGTATCATCAGATTTTCTTTAGTCAGGTAGAAAGTGCTTATAACATGGGAGCAGTTGCTGTCGGAGCAACCATTTATTTTGGTTCCGAAACATCTTCTGAAGAGATTGTTGCAGTTTCTCGAGCTTTCGCAAGAGCTAGGGAATTAGGGTTGGCTACAGTATTGTGGTGTTATTTGCGAAATCCTAATTTTATTGTTAATGGTGTAGATTATCATACAGCTGCGGACCTAACTGGTCAGGCAGATCATTTGGGAGCAACTTTAGGTGCAGATATCGTCAAACAAAAGTTACCCACATGCCATGGTGGTTTTAAAGCTATCAAATTTAGTAAAACAGATGATAGAGTATATTCCGAACTCTCTTCGGATCATCCAATTGACCTTTGTCGTTATCAGGTGCTGAATAGCTACTGTGGTAAGGTAGGTCTTATTAATTCCGGAGGCCCCTCAGGAAAAGATGATTTTGCAGAGGCGGCGAAAACTGCTGTGATTAACAAAAGAGCTGGAGGTATGGGGCTAATTTTGGGAAGAAAAGCTTTCCAAAGACCTCTTGCTGAAGGCGTACAATTATTAAATTTGATTCAAGATATTTACTTAGACCCGAGTATTACAATAGCGTAA
- a CDS encoding amino acid permease — protein sequence MHTHSKPSKPLGTFTVGMLSLAVVISLRNLPLTAKHGLSTLFFYALAVGCFMIPYALISAELASFKPQGIYIWTRDALGKWWGFFSIWMQWFHNMTWYPAMLAFIASTLVYKMNPALAHNKVYLATVILAGFWGLTFFNFFGISTSALFSSVCVIIGTLIPGAILVTLAIFWIVSGNPIAISLSWGDLLPEINGMSSFVLLAGMLLALCGLEANANLASDMVNPRKNYPRAVFIGAIATLAILVLGSLSIAIVIPKEEISLVSGLVKAFSLFFDKYNLSWMTSIVVVMTIAGSLGELNAWMFAGTKGLFVSTQNDCLPKMFKKVNSRNVPTNLMLFQAIVVTLFTLIFLCLDSADLAYWILSALSIQMYLAMYICLFIAGPVLRIKEPKAQRLYSVPGKFFGICLLSFLGILSCLFALWISFLPPQEVTQLSGAGKIGYSAFLLLAFSINCMIPFGIYYAHKKLIK from the coding sequence ATGCATACCCATTCAAAACCCTCAAAACCCCTGGGCACGTTTACTGTTGGAATGTTATCCCTAGCAGTAGTAATTAGTTTAAGGAACTTGCCCCTAACAGCAAAACACGGCTTATCAACGCTTTTCTTCTATGCTCTTGCCGTGGGCTGTTTTATGATCCCCTACGCGCTTATTTCAGCCGAACTAGCATCTTTTAAACCTCAAGGAATCTATATCTGGACTCGTGATGCCTTGGGAAAATGGTGGGGATTCTTTTCTATATGGATGCAATGGTTCCATAATATGACCTGGTATCCCGCGATGCTTGCCTTCATTGCAAGTACTCTTGTGTATAAAATGAATCCAGCCCTGGCTCATAATAAAGTCTATTTAGCAACAGTTATCCTTGCTGGTTTTTGGGGACTGACTTTTTTTAATTTCTTCGGAATTAGCACCTCGGCTCTTTTCAGCTCGGTTTGTGTTATTATAGGAACTTTAATTCCAGGAGCAATTCTAGTTACTTTGGCTATTTTTTGGATCGTTTCCGGAAACCCGATAGCTATTTCTCTTTCTTGGGGTGACCTACTCCCTGAAATTAATGGTATGTCATCCTTTGTATTGCTTGCTGGCATGCTTTTAGCTCTTTGCGGATTAGAGGCCAATGCCAACCTAGCCTCAGACATGGTAAATCCTAGAAAGAACTACCCTAGAGCAGTATTTATTGGAGCAATTGCTACATTAGCTATCTTAGTTTTAGGATCACTTTCTATAGCTATCGTTATCCCTAAAGAAGAAATTAGCCTAGTTTCAGGTCTTGTTAAAGCATTCTCCCTGTTCTTTGATAAATATAATCTTTCTTGGATGACCAGTATTGTTGTCGTTATGACAATTGCCGGATCCTTGGGAGAACTGAATGCGTGGATGTTCGCAGGAACTAAAGGACTATTCGTATCTACACAAAACGACTGTCTTCCTAAGATGTTTAAAAAAGTAAATTCAAGGAATGTTCCTACAAACCTTATGCTATTTCAAGCAATCGTAGTTACCTTATTTACTTTAATCTTTTTATGTTTAGATTCAGCAGACTTAGCCTATTGGATTCTTAGCGCATTAAGCATACAAATGTATTTAGCTATGTATATTTGTTTATTCATCGCAGGCCCTGTTCTTCGTATTAAAGAACCAAAAGCACAACGTTTGTATTCAGTTCCTGGGAAATTTTTTGGTATTTGTCTACTTTCATTCCTAGGAATACTTTCCTGTTTATTTGCCTTATGGATTAGCTTTTTACCTCCTCAAGAGGTTACGCAGTTGTCGGGAGCTGGTAAAATAGGTTATTCTGCCTTTTTACTATTAGCCTTCTCTATAAACTGCATGATACCTTTTGGTATTTACTATGCTCATAAGAAACTAATCAAATAG
- a CDS encoding CT214 family putative inclusion membrane protein, translating to MVIFFSIIVVLAIVGAVLVGSNVLTSFMAVLCFSGIATSVCLIGLVLIFILNAEKRIFPKITLPDEMEFSKEEQTFLQTLLKLSIPEQIKETEIPTLSEGVPEHVFISGTFYRENPAYRNNISTRVESLGTSLMSFANTFTKAVVHCGKESGNLIQGIVKEIKDLFIPSIRSREKETSLCYCLQIWSELLMQHSFVDFIVLVLEKPEINRFLIGNFIEIAESWRVNHGDPAYICRALQSFNLWLYGLYMGEPCIDILESYNPDLLTEDVRAYLESGNFVQLIFSRADPDLRDKFAEFLEGSIHALAATECHKIRRGMNSDGYIQNDPSLRSVIDNLNLRMTFCLNLPPCSSWKFRFALARNLNGIFHLNDFIRDNYYGLVANPFLLIELLHSHSKYQSFIQGLLAKAMPISYWKSLFKPMIVGLFSAGIANKRELEVMANHLGVNIEDLTGVISSGRFLEVLFSNLFEE from the coding sequence ATGGTCATCTTTTTTTCTATCATCGTTGTTCTTGCTATTGTAGGTGCAGTACTTGTTGGATCTAATGTTCTCACATCTTTCATGGCAGTACTTTGCTTTTCTGGTATTGCTACATCAGTGTGTTTGATAGGTCTGGTTCTAATTTTCATTTTAAATGCAGAGAAGAGAATTTTTCCAAAAATTACTCTTCCTGATGAGATGGAATTTTCTAAGGAGGAACAAACCTTTCTACAAACATTGCTAAAATTATCTATTCCTGAGCAGATTAAAGAGACGGAAATTCCGACGTTATCAGAGGGCGTTCCTGAGCATGTATTTATTAGTGGAACATTTTACCGAGAGAATCCTGCGTATAGAAACAATATTTCTACACGAGTAGAAAGTCTAGGAACGTCTCTAATGAGTTTTGCTAATACCTTTACTAAAGCTGTTGTACATTGTGGTAAAGAATCAGGAAACTTAATTCAAGGGATAGTTAAGGAAATCAAAGACCTGTTTATTCCTTCAATACGTTCTAGGGAAAAAGAAACTTCGCTTTGCTATTGTTTGCAAATTTGGAGTGAGCTTTTAATGCAGCACTCTTTTGTAGACTTTATTGTTCTTGTTCTTGAAAAACCTGAAATTAATCGTTTCTTAATTGGCAATTTCATAGAAATTGCTGAATCTTGGCGTGTCAATCACGGAGATCCTGCCTATATTTGTAGAGCTTTGCAATCATTTAATCTTTGGCTTTACGGTTTATATATGGGTGAGCCGTGTATAGATATTCTAGAATCTTATAATCCTGATCTTCTTACCGAAGATGTTCGAGCTTATTTAGAAAGTGGAAATTTTGTTCAGCTAATTTTCTCAAGAGCAGACCCCGATTTACGTGATAAATTTGCTGAGTTTTTGGAAGGATCTATCCACGCTTTAGCGGCTACAGAATGTCATAAAATTCGTCGTGGCATGAACTCTGATGGGTATATACAAAATGATCCTTCGTTACGTTCTGTTATCGATAATTTAAACTTAAGAATGACTTTTTGCTTGAATTTACCCCCATGTTCTTCTTGGAAATTTAGATTTGCTTTAGCGAGAAATTTAAATGGAATTTTCCATTTAAACGATTTTATTAGAGATAATTATTATGGTTTAGTTGCTAACCCCTTTCTTCTTATAGAACTCCTTCATAGCCATTCTAAATATCAGAGTTTTATTCAAGGATTGCTCGCAAAAGCCATGCCTATAAGTTATTGGAAGTCTTTATTTAAGCCGATGATTGTAGGTTTATTCAGTGCGGGAATAGCTAATAAAAGAGAGCTAGAGGTAATGGCAAACCACCTGGGAGTAAATATAGAAGATTTAACGGGTGTAATTTCCTCAGGACGTTTCTTAGAAGTTTTATTTTCCAACTTATTCGAAGAATAG
- the mgtE gene encoding magnesium transporter, translating into MDSKTSHLDDELSFKLEKAFTCLSTDIHSHDLSKIVSEYNPIDLAYAVSCLPPDSRAILYKNLSCIASRVAFIINTDSASRWAIFRKLTDIEVCALIDQMPPDEAVWVLDDIPDRRYRRILELIDSKKSLKIRDLQKHGRNTAGRLMTNEFFAFLMETTVKDVSACIRNNPGIDLTRLVFVLDFKGELQGVVTDRSLIINPPEISLKQIMNQVEHKVLPDATREEVVDLVERYKIAALPVVDEENFLIGAITYEDVVEAIEDIADETIARMAGTTEDVGYHSCHVVQRFLLRAPWLLVTLCAGLVSASVMAYFQKIAPSLLALVIFFIPLINGMSGNVGVQCSTILVRSMATGTLSFGRRRETIFKEMSIGLLTGVALGILCGIVVYLMGFIGMNLFSGGGLQLGVTVAAGVLGASLTATTLGVLSPFFFVKLGVDPALASGPIVTALNDIMSMVIFFLITGFLNFFFFS; encoded by the coding sequence ATGGATTCGAAAACTAGTCATCTAGATGATGAGCTAAGTTTTAAATTAGAGAAAGCGTTTACCTGTTTATCTACGGATATACATTCTCACGATCTTTCCAAGATTGTCAGTGAGTATAATCCCATAGATTTGGCTTATGCCGTTTCTTGCCTCCCTCCAGATTCTCGTGCGATTCTTTATAAAAATCTCTCTTGTATAGCATCTCGGGTGGCTTTTATTATTAACACAGATTCCGCTTCTCGATGGGCTATTTTTCGTAAGTTGACCGACATAGAAGTCTGTGCATTAATTGATCAGATGCCTCCAGACGAAGCTGTATGGGTATTAGATGATATTCCTGATCGACGCTATCGTAGAATATTGGAATTGATAGATTCTAAAAAATCATTAAAAATTCGTGATTTACAGAAACATGGACGTAATACTGCAGGAAGACTTATGACTAATGAGTTTTTCGCATTTTTGATGGAAACTACTGTTAAGGATGTTTCTGCATGTATTAGAAATAATCCCGGGATAGATTTAACTCGACTCGTTTTTGTTCTAGATTTTAAAGGAGAACTTCAGGGTGTTGTTACTGATAGAAGTTTGATAATTAATCCTCCTGAAATTTCTTTAAAGCAGATTATGAATCAGGTAGAACATAAGGTTTTGCCCGATGCGACTAGAGAAGAGGTTGTAGACTTAGTAGAACGTTATAAAATAGCTGCTTTACCTGTTGTTGATGAAGAGAATTTCTTAATAGGTGCTATTACTTACGAAGATGTTGTAGAGGCTATAGAAGATATCGCCGATGAAACCATAGCGCGTATGGCGGGGACTACGGAAGATGTGGGGTATCATAGCTGCCATGTTGTTCAGAGATTTTTACTTAGAGCACCTTGGTTATTAGTAACTCTTTGTGCAGGTTTAGTCAGTGCTTCGGTAATGGCATACTTTCAAAAAATCGCCCCTTCGTTATTAGCTCTAGTTATTTTCTTTATTCCTTTAATTAATGGGATGTCTGGAAATGTTGGTGTTCAGTGTAGTACGATTTTAGTCCGAAGTATGGCTACGGGGACTCTTTCTTTTGGACGCCGTAGAGAAACAATATTTAAAGAGATGAGCATTGGTTTATTAACAGGAGTTGCCTTGGGGATTCTTTGTGGTATTGTTGTTTATCTTATGGGATTTATAGGTATGAATCTTTTTTCTGGAGGAGGGTTACAATTAGGAGTCACTGTAGCGGCCGGAGTCTTAGGAGCATCGTTAACAGCTACAACTTTAGGAGTTCTTTCACCATTTTTCTTTGTAAAATTAGGAGTGGATCCTGCTTTAGCCTCGGGACCTATAGTTACCGCACTAAATGATATTATGTCGATGGTGATATTTTTCTTAATTACAGGATTTTTAAACTTTTTCTTTTTTAGTTAA
- a CDS encoding tetratricopeptide repeat protein codes for MGSSLPFISSKNLHRQSDVFDEFGCSEAFINFLISELIDLEGSSEIGEGYLSLSESLLMLTRDHVVILKKIIFYGMHYGINKKNSQILIDTLSYIDLLFKKLGISSSDRLSLCSAKICANFELFSLTRDATFLDHVVKDFHVMEQLLKINPHLDNNLGWQHFRQGEKHEETSCSATGYVYEVIGKTFLTIYYKNKEKEDLVRSSNSFSKVLSLLPHRASAHADYAECLQILGLELGNSSYLQRAIDHLSKAIFLSFNRHIDNSAYENYRYSYAVAKVRLFDLTYEKEHFHQANRILYQTVQAFPHIAELWVLWGELLIRSGWLNSNMKHVEMGLDKLASAQKKGADPIILSALLANGIAVLGLYLDEPNLFRESRIRLVAAMRAFPGNSHLIHALGVVQLCSALYFSDDANFAASASCFKSCIEWDSENINSWQKLFDVYFAWGVRKKNVRLLQKAVEVVKRLCSLRPEVFLFWSDRGLALKCLAEATTDLVYKEIYLEESLLYYRKAWDLTHRMEILELWGHSCYLLADLQESQDYYDEAYSLLSSIDEERQSFRAKIILASTLLGKGKLLQDQALVEEALIILNSLIDEYPDQEDLLLLLGEAWLFLFWKRRSLESEELVRVYLEQAIALGCSEAYYTLGKFYAVKKEIGQAWAMVMRSVDFGFKITESRWLNDPCLANLRAGHAFHEVVANQRGKLWWANKTEAKRN; via the coding sequence ATGGGATCATCCTTACCTTTCATTTCTTCTAAAAATCTCCATAGACAATCGGATGTATTCGATGAATTCGGTTGTTCTGAAGCATTTATAAATTTTCTTATTTCTGAATTGATAGATTTAGAGGGAAGTTCAGAGATTGGGGAAGGGTATTTATCTCTATCTGAGAGTTTATTAATGCTTACTCGTGATCACGTTGTGATCCTGAAAAAGATTATCTTCTATGGCATGCATTATGGTATTAACAAGAAGAACTCTCAAATTTTAATTGATACTTTATCATACATAGACCTTTTATTCAAAAAATTGGGGATAAGTTCTTCAGATAGACTGTCTTTATGCTCAGCTAAAATATGTGCAAATTTTGAATTATTTTCTTTAACCAGGGATGCAACATTTCTTGATCATGTTGTTAAAGACTTTCATGTGATGGAGCAGTTGCTGAAAATTAATCCTCATTTAGATAATAATTTAGGTTGGCAACATTTTCGTCAGGGGGAAAAACATGAAGAGACTTCTTGTTCAGCTACTGGCTATGTATATGAAGTTATAGGAAAGACTTTTTTAACCATATACTACAAGAATAAAGAAAAGGAGGATCTTGTAAGAAGTTCGAACTCTTTTTCTAAGGTATTAAGTTTGCTCCCGCATCGGGCAAGTGCTCATGCGGATTACGCTGAATGTCTGCAAATTCTCGGGTTAGAATTAGGAAACTCTTCGTATTTGCAACGAGCTATAGACCATTTGTCTAAGGCAATTTTTCTAAGTTTTAATCGTCATATTGATAATTCCGCTTATGAAAATTATCGCTATAGTTATGCTGTCGCCAAGGTAAGACTATTCGATCTTACTTATGAAAAAGAGCATTTTCATCAAGCGAATAGAATATTGTATCAAACTGTTCAAGCTTTTCCTCATATTGCTGAATTATGGGTTTTGTGGGGGGAATTATTAATTCGTTCGGGTTGGCTTAACAGTAATATGAAACATGTAGAAATGGGTTTAGATAAGTTGGCGTCAGCTCAGAAGAAAGGTGCTGACCCTATTATTCTTTCTGCTTTATTAGCTAATGGTATAGCTGTATTGGGATTATACTTAGATGAACCAAATCTATTTAGAGAAAGTCGGATACGATTAGTTGCCGCTATGAGAGCTTTCCCTGGAAATTCTCATTTAATTCACGCTTTAGGAGTGGTTCAGCTTTGCTCTGCTTTATATTTTAGCGATGATGCTAATTTCGCAGCTTCTGCTTCATGTTTTAAATCTTGTATTGAATGGGATTCAGAAAATATCAACAGTTGGCAAAAATTATTCGACGTATATTTTGCTTGGGGTGTGAGAAAAAAGAATGTAAGATTGCTTCAAAAAGCTGTTGAAGTCGTGAAAAGATTATGTTCTTTACGTCCCGAAGTATTTTTATTCTGGAGTGATCGAGGCCTTGCTTTAAAATGTTTAGCTGAGGCAACAACAGATCTTGTTTATAAGGAAATTTATTTAGAAGAGTCTTTATTATATTATCGTAAAGCTTGGGATCTTACTCATCGAATGGAGATCCTGGAGTTGTGGGGACATTCCTGCTATTTGCTGGCTGATCTTCAAGAATCTCAAGATTATTATGATGAGGCATACTCCCTGTTATCTAGTATAGATGAGGAGAGGCAGTCTTTTAGAGCGAAAATTATTCTTGCTTCTACCCTTTTAGGAAAAGGAAAACTATTGCAAGATCAGGCTCTAGTCGAAGAAGCTTTAATTATTTTAAATTCATTAATCGATGAATATCCTGATCAAGAGGATCTATTACTCTTGTTAGGAGAAGCCTGGCTATTTTTATTCTGGAAACGACGTTCTTTGGAATCCGAGGAATTAGTTAGGGTATACTTAGAACAGGCGATTGCTTTAGGGTGTAGCGAGGCTTACTATACTCTGGGTAAATTCTATGCTGTTAAAAAAGAGATAGGTCAGGCTTGGGCTATGGTAATGCGTTCTGTGGATTTCGGTTTCAAAATCACAGAATCACGATGGTTAAATGATCCATGTTTAGCAAATTTAAGAGCTGGACATGCGTTTCATGAAGTCGTAGCTAATCAAAGAGGTAAACTATGGTGGGCGAACAAAACAGAGGCGAAGAGAAACTAG
- a CDS encoding dicarboxylate/amino acid:cation symporter: MRKKIAKSSYNLLLLGSMLIGLVLASFNSPLIFQSAEIISGIFLKLLRFLSLPLVFFAIGSTITSIKNFQTMLSLGRKILYYTLLTTIIAAAVGLGLFIIIYPVMPLEGGLETSSTACSTGYLKVLSNTIPGNILEPFIDNNVISATFLAALLGISSLFLPEKEKNFTHTLFSTFFSILLNIAKGVLKLLAPATLAFSILFYKEVTQSQGNLAIFSKYLLCVVGANLIQGFIVLPWLLKANKLSPLKIAKSMSPALVTAFFSKSSASTLPLTMELAEEELKIKPSLSRLAFPLCSVINMNGCAAFILITVLFVGTSNGLSFSLFSMISWIFIATLCAIGNAGVPMGCFFLASSLITSMHIPLHLLGLILPFYTILDMIETSLNVWSDCCVVSMTDKHFSDKFVELE; the protein is encoded by the coding sequence ATGAGAAAGAAAATCGCAAAATCGAGTTATAATCTCCTATTACTGGGAAGCATGCTAATAGGATTGGTTCTAGCTTCCTTTAATTCCCCCCTAATTTTTCAAAGTGCGGAAATTATATCAGGAATTTTTTTAAAACTGTTAAGGTTTTTAAGTCTTCCTCTAGTATTTTTCGCTATTGGGTCAACGATTACATCAATTAAAAATTTTCAAACGATGTTGTCCCTAGGTAGAAAAATACTATACTACACACTACTCACTACAATTATAGCAGCTGCAGTTGGGTTAGGATTATTTATTATTATCTACCCTGTTATGCCTTTAGAAGGAGGTTTAGAAACATCTTCAACTGCATGTTCAACCGGATATCTTAAGGTGTTATCAAATACGATTCCTGGGAATATTCTAGAGCCATTTATAGATAATAACGTTATTTCTGCGACATTTTTAGCCGCTTTATTAGGAATCTCTTCCCTATTCCTTCCTGAAAAAGAAAAGAATTTTACCCACACTCTATTTTCAACATTCTTTTCTATACTTCTAAATATCGCTAAAGGTGTTCTTAAATTACTTGCCCCAGCGACATTAGCTTTCTCGATCCTCTTCTATAAAGAAGTCACACAGAGTCAGGGAAACCTAGCCATCTTCAGTAAGTACCTTCTTTGCGTAGTTGGAGCAAACTTAATCCAAGGGTTTATTGTTTTACCTTGGCTTTTGAAAGCAAATAAGCTTTCACCTTTGAAAATTGCCAAGAGCATGTCTCCGGCGTTAGTTACAGCATTCTTTTCAAAATCTTCGGCCTCTACTCTTCCCCTAACAATGGAATTAGCTGAAGAAGAACTTAAAATTAAACCCTCATTATCAAGACTGGCCTTCCCTTTATGTTCTGTTATCAACATGAACGGTTGTGCTGCCTTTATTTTAATTACGGTACTCTTTGTAGGAACATCTAATGGCCTTAGCTTTTCTTTATTTTCCATGATCAGTTGGATATTTATTGCAACGTTATGTGCGATTGGTAATGCCGGAGTGCCTATGGGATGTTTCTTTCTTGCATCTTCTTTGATCACTTCAATGCATATCCCCCTACATTTATTGGGATTAATTCTACCCTTCTACACTATATTAGACATGATCGAAACATCATTAAATGTCTGGTCTGATTGTTGCGTGGTTAGTATGACAGACAAGCATTTTTCGGATAAATTTGTTGAATTAGAGTAA